From Triticum urartu cultivar G1812 chromosome 2, Tu2.1, whole genome shotgun sequence, a single genomic window includes:
- the LOC125538308 gene encoding protein PSK SIMULATOR 1-like isoform X1, translating to MDCNGCYMLKSRRSIGVADVEFDDPAGGITELPDSIDLAHKQEVSCVWEAKVRDNMESTSRSFILSPKDDGFFISGSSKLHESTSAETSVSGKMAASQSTKDTSGNNGTSKVSRTGSGLGAAGMAGYGRAVEILDTLGCLMTTLTPDGGFISRTTKGTQISILAFEVANTILKGASVMQSLSEDSVTYFKQVVLPSEGVQNLISSDMGELMRIVANDRREELKVFSQEIVRFGNRCKNPQWHNLDRYFVKLESESVPQKQLKETATMEMQKLMALVQRTTDLYHELHALDRFEQDYRCQLKGSGSSNKIEKDSFAGDNIQVVKLELKTQRSYVKNLKKRSLWSKTLEQVVEKLVDIVQYLHVEINFSYGTYDGGELSSAVNCQRLGPAGLALHYANTIIQIYGIVSRSGYVPANSRDALYQGLPPRVRLALPNKLRTSSMPRELTIDQIRVMMERTLKWLLPMAINTTCARGFLRFSEWAKSGTERVGRGPGRPDVIETLYHADKARTEAYILELVVWLHHLVSLSNRTANVKKAQSM from the exons ATGGACTGCAACGGTTGCTACA TGTTGAAATCAAGAAGGAGTATTGGCGTCGCCGATGTTGAGTTCGATGATCCAGCGGGCGGTATCACCGAGTTACCTGACTCAATAGACCTTGCACACAAACAGGAGGTCAGCTGTGTTTGGGAAGCTAAAGTCAGAGATAATATGGAGTCGACGAGCCGATCCTTTATCTTGTCCCCCAAGGATGATGGCTTCTTTATTTCCGGAAGTAGTAAGCTGCACGAATCAACATCAGCGGAGACATCTGTGTCTGGGAAAATGGCGGCATCTCAGTCGACGAAAGACACATCTGGAAACAATGGAACAAGCAAG GTTTCTAGAACAGGTTCAGGGCTTGGTGCAGCCGGCATGGCCGGGTATGGGAGAGCAGTGGAAATTCTAGACACACTAGGCTGCCTGATGACAACCTTAACCCCGGATGGTGGTTTTATTTCTAGGACGACCAAAGGGACTCAGATATCAATTCTAGCTTTTGAGGTTGCTAACACAATACTGAAAGGCGCAAGTGTTATGCAATCTCTCTCGGAAGACTCTGTCACATACTTCAAACAGGTGGTGCTTCCTTCTGAAGGCGTGCAGAATTTGATTTCCAGTGACATGGGCGAGTTGATGCGGATTGTAGCTAATGACAGAAG GGAAGAGCTGAAAGTATTTTCGCAAGAGATTGTCAGGTTTGGCAACCGTTGTAAAAATCCTCAATGGCATAATCTGGACCGCTATTTTGTAAA ACTAGAATCAGAAAGTGTACCCCAGAAGCAGCTGAAAGAAACAGCCACAATGGAGATGCAAAAGCTGATGGCTCTTGTTCAACGTACAACT GATTTATATCATGAGTTACATGCCTTGGATAGATTTGAGCAAGATTACCGCTGTCAACTAAAGGGAAGTGGAAGTTCAAATAAGATTGAAAAAG ATAGCTTTGCAGGAGATAATATTCAAGTTGTGAAACTCGAGTTGAAGACCCAAAGAAGTTACGTGAAGAACTTGAAGAAAAGATCTCTGTGGTCAAAGACATTGGAACAA GTTGTTGAGAAGCTTGTTGACATTGTCCAGTATTTACATGTTGAGATCAATTTCTCATATGGAACTTATG ATGGAGGTGAACTGAGTTCTGCTGTGAACTGTCAGAGACTAGGACCTGCTGGACTTGCATTGCACTATGCAAACACTATCATACAGATCTATGGCATT GTTTCTCGGTCAGGGTATGTACCCGCAAATTCAAGAGATGCCCTTTACCAAGGATTGCCACCAAGGGTCAGGTTGGCTCTACCAAATAAATTAAGAACTTCCTCAATGCCTCGGGAG CTCACTATTGATCAGATAAGGGTAATGATGGAGAGAACTCTGAAATGGCTTCTTCCGATGGCCATCAATACCACCTG TGCCCGAGGCTTCTTGCGGTTTAGTGAATGGGCAAAATCAGG GACCGAGCGGGTTGGAAGAGGACCTGGTCGACCGGACGTGATCGAGACGCTCTACCACGCCGACAAGGCAAGGACAGAGGCTTACATACTCGAGTTGGTCGTGTGGCTTCACCACCTTGTCAGCCTGAGCAACCGGACGGCAAATGTTAAAAAAGCCCAGTCCATGTAA
- the LOC125538308 gene encoding protein PSK SIMULATOR 1-like isoform X2 — translation MDCNGCYMLKSRRSIGVADVEFDDPAGGITELPDSIDLAHKQEVSCVWEAKVRDNMESTSRSFILSPKDDGFFISGSSKLHESTSAETSVSGKMAASQSTKDTSGNNGTSKVSRTGSGLGAAGMAGYGRAVEILDTLGCLMTTLTPDGGFISRTTKGTQISILAFEVANTILKGASVMQSLSEDSVTYFKQVVLPSEGVQNLISSDMGELMRIVANDRREELKVFSQEIVRFGNRCKNPQWHNLDRYFVKLESESVPQKQLKETATMEMQKLMALVQRTTDLYHELHALDRFEQDYRCQLKGSGSSNKIEKGDNIQVVKLELKTQRSYVKNLKKRSLWSKTLEQVVEKLVDIVQYLHVEINFSYGTYDGGELSSAVNCQRLGPAGLALHYANTIIQIYGIVSRSGYVPANSRDALYQGLPPRVRLALPNKLRTSSMPRELTIDQIRVMMERTLKWLLPMAINTTCARGFLRFSEWAKSGTERVGRGPGRPDVIETLYHADKARTEAYILELVVWLHHLVSLSNRTANVKKAQSM, via the exons ATGGACTGCAACGGTTGCTACA TGTTGAAATCAAGAAGGAGTATTGGCGTCGCCGATGTTGAGTTCGATGATCCAGCGGGCGGTATCACCGAGTTACCTGACTCAATAGACCTTGCACACAAACAGGAGGTCAGCTGTGTTTGGGAAGCTAAAGTCAGAGATAATATGGAGTCGACGAGCCGATCCTTTATCTTGTCCCCCAAGGATGATGGCTTCTTTATTTCCGGAAGTAGTAAGCTGCACGAATCAACATCAGCGGAGACATCTGTGTCTGGGAAAATGGCGGCATCTCAGTCGACGAAAGACACATCTGGAAACAATGGAACAAGCAAG GTTTCTAGAACAGGTTCAGGGCTTGGTGCAGCCGGCATGGCCGGGTATGGGAGAGCAGTGGAAATTCTAGACACACTAGGCTGCCTGATGACAACCTTAACCCCGGATGGTGGTTTTATTTCTAGGACGACCAAAGGGACTCAGATATCAATTCTAGCTTTTGAGGTTGCTAACACAATACTGAAAGGCGCAAGTGTTATGCAATCTCTCTCGGAAGACTCTGTCACATACTTCAAACAGGTGGTGCTTCCTTCTGAAGGCGTGCAGAATTTGATTTCCAGTGACATGGGCGAGTTGATGCGGATTGTAGCTAATGACAGAAG GGAAGAGCTGAAAGTATTTTCGCAAGAGATTGTCAGGTTTGGCAACCGTTGTAAAAATCCTCAATGGCATAATCTGGACCGCTATTTTGTAAA ACTAGAATCAGAAAGTGTACCCCAGAAGCAGCTGAAAGAAACAGCCACAATGGAGATGCAAAAGCTGATGGCTCTTGTTCAACGTACAACT GATTTATATCATGAGTTACATGCCTTGGATAGATTTGAGCAAGATTACCGCTGTCAACTAAAGGGAAGTGGAAGTTCAAATAAGATTGAAAAAG GAGATAATATTCAAGTTGTGAAACTCGAGTTGAAGACCCAAAGAAGTTACGTGAAGAACTTGAAGAAAAGATCTCTGTGGTCAAAGACATTGGAACAA GTTGTTGAGAAGCTTGTTGACATTGTCCAGTATTTACATGTTGAGATCAATTTCTCATATGGAACTTATG ATGGAGGTGAACTGAGTTCTGCTGTGAACTGTCAGAGACTAGGACCTGCTGGACTTGCATTGCACTATGCAAACACTATCATACAGATCTATGGCATT GTTTCTCGGTCAGGGTATGTACCCGCAAATTCAAGAGATGCCCTTTACCAAGGATTGCCACCAAGGGTCAGGTTGGCTCTACCAAATAAATTAAGAACTTCCTCAATGCCTCGGGAG CTCACTATTGATCAGATAAGGGTAATGATGGAGAGAACTCTGAAATGGCTTCTTCCGATGGCCATCAATACCACCTG TGCCCGAGGCTTCTTGCGGTTTAGTGAATGGGCAAAATCAGG GACCGAGCGGGTTGGAAGAGGACCTGGTCGACCGGACGTGATCGAGACGCTCTACCACGCCGACAAGGCAAGGACAGAGGCTTACATACTCGAGTTGGTCGTGTGGCTTCACCACCTTGTCAGCCTGAGCAACCGGACGGCAAATGTTAAAAAAGCCCAGTCCATGTAA
- the LOC125538308 gene encoding protein PSK SIMULATOR 1-like isoform X3 — MDCNGCYMLKSRRSIGVADVEFDDPAGGITELPDSIDLAHKQEVSCVWEAKVRDNMESTSRSFILSPKDDGFFISGSSKLHESTSAETSVSGKMAASQSTKDTSGNNGTSKVSRTGSGLGAAGMAGTTKGTQISILAFEVANTILKGASVMQSLSEDSVTYFKQVVLPSEGVQNLISSDMGELMRIVANDRREELKVFSQEIVRFGNRCKNPQWHNLDRYFVKLESESVPQKQLKETATMEMQKLMALVQRTTDLYHELHALDRFEQDYRCQLKGSGSSNKIEKDSFAGDNIQVVKLELKTQRSYVKNLKKRSLWSKTLEQVVEKLVDIVQYLHVEINFSYGTYDGGELSSAVNCQRLGPAGLALHYANTIIQIYGIVSRSGYVPANSRDALYQGLPPRVRLALPNKLRTSSMPRELTIDQIRVMMERTLKWLLPMAINTTCARGFLRFSEWAKSGTERVGRGPGRPDVIETLYHADKARTEAYILELVVWLHHLVSLSNRTANVKKAQSM; from the exons ATGGACTGCAACGGTTGCTACA TGTTGAAATCAAGAAGGAGTATTGGCGTCGCCGATGTTGAGTTCGATGATCCAGCGGGCGGTATCACCGAGTTACCTGACTCAATAGACCTTGCACACAAACAGGAGGTCAGCTGTGTTTGGGAAGCTAAAGTCAGAGATAATATGGAGTCGACGAGCCGATCCTTTATCTTGTCCCCCAAGGATGATGGCTTCTTTATTTCCGGAAGTAGTAAGCTGCACGAATCAACATCAGCGGAGACATCTGTGTCTGGGAAAATGGCGGCATCTCAGTCGACGAAAGACACATCTGGAAACAATGGAACAAGCAAG GTTTCTAGAACAGGTTCAGGGCTTGGTGCAGCCGGCATGGCCGG GACGACCAAAGGGACTCAGATATCAATTCTAGCTTTTGAGGTTGCTAACACAATACTGAAAGGCGCAAGTGTTATGCAATCTCTCTCGGAAGACTCTGTCACATACTTCAAACAGGTGGTGCTTCCTTCTGAAGGCGTGCAGAATTTGATTTCCAGTGACATGGGCGAGTTGATGCGGATTGTAGCTAATGACAGAAG GGAAGAGCTGAAAGTATTTTCGCAAGAGATTGTCAGGTTTGGCAACCGTTGTAAAAATCCTCAATGGCATAATCTGGACCGCTATTTTGTAAA ACTAGAATCAGAAAGTGTACCCCAGAAGCAGCTGAAAGAAACAGCCACAATGGAGATGCAAAAGCTGATGGCTCTTGTTCAACGTACAACT GATTTATATCATGAGTTACATGCCTTGGATAGATTTGAGCAAGATTACCGCTGTCAACTAAAGGGAAGTGGAAGTTCAAATAAGATTGAAAAAG ATAGCTTTGCAGGAGATAATATTCAAGTTGTGAAACTCGAGTTGAAGACCCAAAGAAGTTACGTGAAGAACTTGAAGAAAAGATCTCTGTGGTCAAAGACATTGGAACAA GTTGTTGAGAAGCTTGTTGACATTGTCCAGTATTTACATGTTGAGATCAATTTCTCATATGGAACTTATG ATGGAGGTGAACTGAGTTCTGCTGTGAACTGTCAGAGACTAGGACCTGCTGGACTTGCATTGCACTATGCAAACACTATCATACAGATCTATGGCATT GTTTCTCGGTCAGGGTATGTACCCGCAAATTCAAGAGATGCCCTTTACCAAGGATTGCCACCAAGGGTCAGGTTGGCTCTACCAAATAAATTAAGAACTTCCTCAATGCCTCGGGAG CTCACTATTGATCAGATAAGGGTAATGATGGAGAGAACTCTGAAATGGCTTCTTCCGATGGCCATCAATACCACCTG TGCCCGAGGCTTCTTGCGGTTTAGTGAATGGGCAAAATCAGG GACCGAGCGGGTTGGAAGAGGACCTGGTCGACCGGACGTGATCGAGACGCTCTACCACGCCGACAAGGCAAGGACAGAGGCTTACATACTCGAGTTGGTCGTGTGGCTTCACCACCTTGTCAGCCTGAGCAACCGGACGGCAAATGTTAAAAAAGCCCAGTCCATGTAA